A genomic region of Kribbella sp. NBC_00382 contains the following coding sequences:
- a CDS encoding RNA polymerase sigma factor, with product MTNEPVPAQAPPADGAGFVEWVRPHLPAMARLAARLAVGADRDDIVQEALTRAWIKRDQYDGTRGTASSWLLAITADQARKALRRVRPVAELVEHDEAVARPDVEGRVDVGQALGTLSARQRLAVDCFYFADLSIADTAAVMDCSEGTVKSTLSDARARLRSLLEVSE from the coding sequence ATGACGAACGAGCCGGTACCGGCGCAGGCCCCGCCCGCGGACGGGGCCGGGTTCGTCGAGTGGGTGCGGCCGCACCTGCCCGCGATGGCCAGGCTGGCCGCGCGGCTCGCGGTCGGCGCCGACCGCGACGACATCGTCCAGGAGGCCCTCACCCGGGCATGGATCAAACGCGACCAGTACGACGGTACGCGCGGCACCGCCTCGTCCTGGCTGCTCGCGATCACCGCGGACCAGGCTCGCAAGGCACTCCGCCGGGTGCGCCCGGTCGCGGAGCTGGTGGAGCACGACGAGGCCGTGGCCCGGCCGGATGTCGAGGGGCGGGTCGATGTCGGCCAGGCGCTCGGCACCTTGTCCGCCCGGCAGCGGCTGGCGGTGGACTGCTTCTACTTCGCCGACCTGTCGATCGCTGACACCGCAGCGGTGATGGATTGCTCCGAAGGCACCGTCAAATCAACTCTTTCCGATGCGCGGGCCCGCCTGCGCTCACTGCTGGAGGTCAGCGAATGA
- a CDS encoding ABC transporter permease, whose protein sequence is MGVYWAIAVRSFRRFSTYRIATLSGAFTNTVFGFIFCGVYLTLWHTRPGLGGYDTADALTFVWLQQGLLLPVGIFGATTTIELGERVRSGEIAVDLYRPTRLMIWWMSVDAGRAAFQLIARGGLPLLVGALVFDLSWPTSVVQWLAVAVSLVFAVLVSFGVRYLVALSGFWITDSRGAEAAALVLSLFFSGATLPLVVFPGWIGSVARATPWAATLQVPIDVWLGRNPGGLLSALGFQLLWIVLLGMAGWVATSFATRKVVIAGG, encoded by the coding sequence GTGGGCGTTTACTGGGCGATCGCAGTGCGGTCGTTCCGCCGGTTCTCGACGTACCGGATCGCCACCTTGTCCGGCGCCTTCACCAATACGGTGTTCGGCTTCATCTTCTGCGGCGTCTATCTGACGCTGTGGCACACGCGCCCCGGCCTGGGCGGGTACGACACGGCCGACGCGCTCACCTTCGTCTGGCTCCAGCAGGGGCTGCTGCTGCCGGTCGGCATCTTCGGCGCGACCACCACGATCGAGCTCGGCGAGCGGGTCCGCTCGGGTGAGATCGCGGTCGATCTGTACCGGCCGACGCGGCTGATGATCTGGTGGATGTCGGTCGACGCGGGACGGGCTGCGTTCCAGCTGATCGCGCGGGGCGGGCTGCCGCTGCTGGTGGGGGCTCTGGTGTTCGATCTGAGCTGGCCGACTTCGGTGGTGCAGTGGCTGGCGGTTGCTGTGTCGCTGGTGTTTGCGGTGCTGGTGAGTTTTGGGGTCAGGTACCTGGTTGCGCTGTCTGGGTTCTGGATTACTGACTCGCGGGGTGCGGAGGCGGCGGCGCTGGTGCTGTCGCTGTTCTTCTCGGGGGCGACTCTGCCGCTGGTGGTGTTTCCGGGGTGGATCGGCTCGGTTGCTCGGGCGACTCCTTGGGCCGCGACGCTGCAGGTGCCGATCGATGTCTGGCTCGGGCGGAATCCGGGTGGATTGCTTTCTGCGTTGGGATTCCAGTTGCTGTGGATCGTCTTGCTGGGGATGGCTGGATGGGTAGCTACTTCGTTCGCGACGCGGAAGGTGGTGATCGCCGGTGGATGA
- a CDS encoding ABC transporter permease has protein sequence MDESLLRSLLGSLRRAPGQYWMLVTMWIRSSMVYPMSFLLNLASTALITAGDFGAVLLMFSHIESFGGFSLAEMALLYGTTSAALGLADLLTGSIERIGQRIRTGELDVWLVRPAPAFIQAIADNFALRRLGRPLQALIILVLAIGHLSLDWTVAKGIVLVVSILTGTIIFATIFVLGAAFQFISIDSAELANSFTYGGQQLTQYPLSIFGKNIVRAVTFVVPLAFVNYYPVLYVLGKPAPLGLPSWIGLLAPLVAAVMITVASLAWRGGLRRYRSTGS, from the coding sequence GTGGATGAGTCGTTGCTCAGGTCGTTGCTCGGGTCGTTGCGTAGGGCCCCGGGCCAGTACTGGATGCTGGTGACGATGTGGATCAGATCCTCGATGGTCTATCCGATGTCGTTCCTGTTGAACCTGGCCAGCACGGCGCTGATCACCGCGGGCGATTTCGGCGCGGTACTGCTGATGTTCAGCCACATCGAGTCCTTCGGCGGCTTCAGCCTGGCCGAGATGGCGCTGCTCTACGGTACGACGTCCGCTGCCCTCGGGCTGGCCGATCTACTCACCGGGTCGATCGAGCGAATCGGGCAGCGGATCCGCACCGGCGAGCTGGACGTCTGGCTGGTCCGGCCGGCGCCGGCCTTCATCCAGGCGATCGCCGACAACTTCGCGCTGCGGCGGCTCGGTCGTCCCTTGCAGGCCCTCATCATTTTGGTGCTTGCCATCGGCCACTTGTCGCTCGACTGGACCGTTGCCAAGGGCATCGTTTTGGTGGTGTCGATACTGACCGGGACGATCATCTTCGCCACCATCTTCGTGCTCGGCGCGGCGTTCCAGTTCATCTCGATCGACTCGGCCGAGCTGGCCAACTCGTTCACCTACGGCGGGCAGCAGCTCACGCAGTACCCGCTGTCGATCTTCGGCAAGAACATCGTCCGGGCCGTCACCTTCGTCGTCCCGCTGGCCTTCGTGAACTACTACCCGGTGCTCTACGTGCTGGGCAAACCCGCCCCGCTGGGGCTGCCGTCCTGGATCGGCCTGCTCGCGCCGCTGGTCGCCGCCGTGATGATCACGGTCGCGTCGCTGGCCTGGCGAGGCGGGCTCCGTCGCTACCGCAGTACAGGGAGCTAA
- a CDS encoding ABC transporter ATP-binding protein, which produces MSVIELSNVSRAFTVSSRVGLRRTKREVRAVDGLSFTVEPGEVMGYIGPNGAGKSTTIKMLTGILVPTGGSIRVAGVDPSRNRLRLAKRIGVVFGQRTTLWWDLPLKDSFAVLQKMYGVPRDRHRENLATFVELLDLGDLLDVPVRQLSLGQRMRGDIAAALLHDPEIVYLDEPTIGLDIISKSRLREFLAQVNKERGTTIILTTHDLDDIEALCSRVMVIDHGHQVFDGTLDVLRSSQSAPRTLIVDLATSLPPINIPGTTVTKTEGPRQHLTFPPTTSAAPLVAQIAATYPLVDLSISDPTIESIIARLYATTP; this is translated from the coding sequence GTGTCAGTGATCGAACTCTCCAATGTGTCCAGGGCTTTTACCGTGTCGAGCCGGGTGGGGCTTCGGCGTACCAAGCGGGAGGTGCGCGCGGTCGACGGGCTGAGCTTCACCGTCGAACCGGGCGAGGTGATGGGCTACATCGGTCCGAACGGCGCCGGCAAGTCCACCACGATCAAGATGCTCACCGGCATCCTGGTCCCAACCGGCGGCTCGATCCGGGTGGCCGGTGTCGACCCGTCACGCAACCGCCTGCGCCTGGCCAAGCGCATCGGCGTCGTCTTCGGCCAACGCACCACCCTGTGGTGGGACCTACCTCTGAAGGACTCCTTCGCCGTACTCCAGAAGATGTACGGTGTCCCCCGCGACCGACACCGCGAGAACCTGGCCACCTTCGTAGAGCTCCTGGACCTAGGCGACCTACTGGACGTCCCCGTCCGCCAACTCTCCCTAGGCCAACGCATGCGAGGCGACATAGCCGCCGCCCTCCTACACGACCCCGAGATCGTCTACCTGGACGAGCCGACCATCGGCCTGGACATCATCAGCAAGTCCCGCCTCCGGGAATTCCTGGCCCAGGTCAACAAAGAACGCGGCACCACCATCATCCTCACCACCCACGACCTGGACGACATCGAAGCCCTCTGCTCCCGAGTCATGGTCATAGACCACGGCCATCAAGTGTTCGACGGCACCCTAGACGTCCTCCGCTCCAGCCAATCCGCCCCCCGCACCCTGATCGTCGACCTGGCCACCTCCCTGCCGCCCATCAACATCCCAGGCACCACAGTCACCAAAACCGAAGGCCCCCGCCAACACCTAACCTTTCCCCCCACCACCAGCGCCGCTCCCCTGGTAGCCCAGATCGCCGCCACCTACCCCCTGGTAGACCTCTCCATCTCCGACCCCACCATCGAATCCATCATCGCCCGCCTCTACGCCACCACCCCCTAA
- a CDS encoding alpha/beta hydrolase has protein sequence MTARTLNLLPVPGATLHYEVTGTGPMLLLIADGDSDAGAFDSMIDLLATNYTVVAYDPRGNSRSQYAGKPTGDVVAAGTADALALINLLSPNAPAFVFGTGTGAITGLDLITHHPNRVRMLVAHEPPCVELLPDATDARAFFEDVHETYLREGAPMAQLLYAGGTGLDEDDLPAPEDLRPEYRDLLDRTQTNTETFFAHNLLPFTTYRPNLPALLPHTNKIVPAAGRQAAAHLPARPIATLSTHLGWPVVTFPGPHTGYASHPTPFATLLTQVLEAELT, from the coding sequence ATGACCGCCCGCACCCTGAACCTGCTCCCCGTCCCCGGCGCGACCCTCCACTACGAGGTCACCGGCACAGGCCCGATGCTCCTCCTGATCGCCGACGGCGACAGCGACGCAGGCGCCTTCGACAGCATGATCGACCTGCTGGCGACCAATTACACAGTCGTCGCCTACGACCCCCGAGGCAACTCCCGCAGCCAGTACGCCGGTAAGCCGACAGGTGACGTAGTAGCCGCAGGAACAGCAGACGCCCTAGCCCTAATCAACCTGCTGTCTCCAAATGCCCCCGCCTTCGTCTTCGGTACGGGCACCGGCGCGATCACCGGCCTCGACCTGATCACCCACCACCCAAACCGCGTCCGCATGCTCGTAGCCCACGAACCCCCGTGCGTAGAACTGTTGCCAGACGCAACCGACGCCCGAGCCTTCTTCGAAGACGTCCACGAAACGTACCTCCGAGAAGGCGCCCCCATGGCCCAACTCCTGTACGCCGGGGGCACCGGCCTGGACGAGGACGACCTCCCCGCCCCCGAAGACCTACGCCCCGAATACCGCGACCTCCTGGACCGCACCCAAACAAACACCGAGACCTTCTTCGCCCACAACCTCCTCCCCTTCACCACCTACCGCCCCAACCTCCCAGCCCTCCTCCCGCACACCAACAAAATCGTCCCCGCCGCCGGCCGCCAAGCCGCCGCCCACCTCCCCGCCCGCCCCATAGCCACCCTCTCCACCCACCTAGGCTGGCCAGTAGTAACTTTCCCCGGCCCCCACACCGGCTACGCCAGCCACCCCACCCCCTTCGCCACCCTCCTAACCCAAGTCCTAGAAGCCGAACTCACGTAG
- a CDS encoding alpha/beta fold hydrolase translates to MTVKTVGRVAVPGAALYYEMTGSGPVLLLIAGGGTDTAVFDGIVPQLAAQYTVVAYDPRGNSRSPYDGEPADERVDVAAEDALAVLDAVAGGESAYVFGSSSGAITAMELLIRHPDRIRLLIAHEPPAVELLPDATEARAFFRSVYDTYRRDGRVAADKLFLGGIGMDGDDQPPPAEELPPEFREVVERMDANGEIFYAHKLLPFTSYVPDVAALVELEDKFVPAVGSESSKVLPAEPILALAERVGWDVIAFPGGHGGYTSDPFEFATLLQRVLTGALR, encoded by the coding sequence ATGACTGTGAAGACCGTTGGCCGGGTGGCAGTGCCCGGTGCTGCGCTGTACTACGAAATGACCGGCAGTGGGCCGGTCCTGTTGCTGATCGCCGGGGGCGGTACCGATACGGCGGTGTTCGACGGCATCGTGCCGCAGCTCGCCGCGCAGTACACGGTCGTCGCCTACGACCCGCGCGGCAACTCACGCAGCCCGTACGACGGTGAGCCGGCCGACGAGCGTGTCGATGTGGCCGCCGAGGATGCGCTGGCCGTGCTCGACGCGGTCGCCGGTGGCGAGTCGGCGTACGTGTTCGGAAGCTCGTCCGGAGCGATCACTGCGATGGAGTTGCTGATCCGCCACCCGGACCGGATCCGCTTGTTGATCGCCCACGAGCCGCCCGCCGTCGAACTGTTGCCAGATGCAACTGAGGCGCGCGCGTTCTTCCGGTCGGTCTACGACACGTACCGGCGGGACGGGCGAGTGGCCGCGGACAAGTTGTTCCTCGGCGGGATCGGGATGGACGGGGACGACCAGCCGCCGCCGGCCGAGGAGCTGCCGCCGGAGTTCCGCGAGGTGGTCGAGCGGATGGATGCCAACGGCGAGATCTTCTATGCGCACAAGCTGTTGCCGTTCACGAGCTATGTGCCGGACGTCGCCGCGCTGGTCGAGCTGGAGGACAAGTTCGTACCGGCCGTCGGCAGCGAGTCGTCGAAGGTACTGCCTGCCGAACCGATCCTTGCGCTGGCCGAACGCGTCGGCTGGGATGTCATCGCATTCCCTGGTGGGCATGGCGGTTATACGAGCGACCCGTTCGAGTTCGCCACGCTGCTGCAGCGCGTACTGACAGGAGCCCTGCGATGA
- a CDS encoding RecB family exonuclease, which yields MNDTLPGMPAKLFVATPTKLLNFADCKRKYRYTYLETPRPPKGPPWAHNTVGGIVHEVLAEFFGRWPASRRTPDEVVAKIRSSWRQEGFRDEQQALTWRERATEMVLGYLTDSDPYYEPLGVERTVGFTTERASLRGRVDRIDERPARDGSGGTELVIVDYKTGRHPLTSTDARSSLAMALYVLGARRVLRRPSTRVELHHLPTNTVAAADHDDASLARHQRRAESIADDAAAAEGRWHSGLTPAEADEYFPPEPSALCGWCDFARICPQGRRVAPPRDPWAALEDTDSEVPVAEVG from the coding sequence GTGAACGACACGCTGCCCGGGATGCCGGCGAAGCTGTTCGTCGCGACCCCGACGAAGCTGCTCAACTTCGCCGACTGCAAGCGGAAGTACCGGTACACCTACCTCGAGACGCCGCGCCCGCCGAAGGGTCCGCCGTGGGCGCACAACACGGTCGGCGGGATCGTGCATGAGGTGCTCGCCGAGTTCTTCGGACGGTGGCCGGCGTCCCGGCGTACGCCGGATGAAGTCGTCGCCAAGATCCGCTCGAGCTGGCGGCAGGAGGGATTCCGCGACGAGCAGCAGGCGCTCACCTGGCGCGAACGCGCGACCGAGATGGTCCTCGGCTACCTCACCGACAGCGACCCGTACTACGAACCGCTCGGGGTCGAGCGCACCGTCGGCTTCACCACGGAGCGCGCCAGCCTGCGCGGACGCGTCGACCGCATCGACGAGCGCCCGGCCCGCGACGGCAGCGGCGGGACCGAGCTGGTCATCGTCGACTACAAGACCGGCCGCCATCCGCTGACCAGCACGGATGCGCGATCGTCTCTCGCCATGGCGCTCTATGTCCTGGGCGCCCGGCGTGTGCTGCGTCGGCCGTCGACGCGGGTCGAGCTGCATCACCTGCCGACCAATACCGTCGCCGCGGCCGACCATGACGATGCCTCGCTGGCCCGGCACCAGCGTCGCGCCGAGTCGATCGCGGACGACGCTGCGGCCGCGGAGGGGCGTTGGCATTCCGGGCTCACGCCTGCCGAGGCGGACGAGTACTTCCCACCGGAGCCTTCCGCGTTGTGCGGCTGGTGCGACTTCGCCCGGATCTGCCCTCAGGGTCGCCGGGTCGCGCCGCCGCGGGACCCGTGGGCCGCGCTCGAGGACACCGACTCCGAAGTACCGGTCGCCGAGGTCGGCTGA
- a CDS encoding MarC family protein, producing the protein MNSIINLSLLSSVFVTLFVIMDPPGTVPVFISLTAGQSRAVRKKAAWQAVLVAFGVIVAFAAFGQQILTRLHITLPALQCAGGLLLLLIALQLLTDTAEDPVQTKNVNIAFVPLGTPLLAGPGAIVATMVFVQRADGSLPDVVAISVGIILIHLVMWLTLRFSGLIMRVLGENGVLLVTRIAGLLLSAIAVQLVADAVTDFIKAS; encoded by the coding sequence GTGAACAGCATCATCAACCTCTCGCTGCTCAGCTCGGTCTTCGTCACGCTGTTCGTGATCATGGACCCGCCGGGCACCGTGCCGGTGTTCATCTCGCTGACGGCGGGCCAGTCACGCGCGGTACGGAAGAAGGCCGCCTGGCAGGCGGTACTTGTCGCATTCGGCGTGATCGTCGCGTTCGCGGCCTTCGGGCAACAGATCCTGACTCGTCTCCACATCACGCTGCCGGCGCTGCAATGCGCGGGCGGGCTGCTGCTCCTGCTGATCGCGTTGCAGTTGCTGACCGACACCGCCGAGGACCCGGTCCAGACGAAGAACGTGAACATCGCCTTCGTCCCGCTCGGCACACCGCTCCTGGCCGGGCCGGGCGCGATCGTCGCGACCATGGTGTTCGTCCAGCGGGCCGACGGTTCGCTGCCGGATGTGGTCGCGATCTCGGTCGGGATCATCCTGATCCACCTGGTGATGTGGCTGACGCTACGGTTCTCCGGGCTGATCATGCGGGTGCTGGGGGAGAACGGGGTTCTGCTCGTCACCCGGATCGCGGGGCTGCTGCTGAGCGCGATCGCCGTGCAACTGGTGGCAGATGCGGTGACGGACTTCATCAAGGCGAGCTGA
- a CDS encoding PHP domain-containing protein: protein MRIDLHTHSNRSDGTDPVDVLIAHAKRDGLDVIALTDHDTADGWGEGRRAAEDLGIGFVPGIEISCKLDGISVHLLGYLPDPSYVPLARELATVREGRTDRLPSIVARLNGLGVALTVDEVLAQATGTPSVGRPHVADALVANGTVANRSEAFDRFLADGRPGHVSHYAIEPGHAIDLVRGAGGVPVIAHPWGRSSYKVMDAERIAQLVAEHGLAGIEVDHQDHSPESRTALRAIANDLGIIYTGSSDHHGVGKIDHDLGVNTTEPEQFQRLLDVAKSNAAAAPDATVPEAYLP from the coding sequence GTGCGCATCGACCTGCACACCCATTCGAACCGCTCGGACGGCACCGACCCGGTCGACGTCCTGATCGCACACGCGAAGCGGGACGGCCTGGACGTGATCGCGCTGACCGATCACGACACGGCCGACGGCTGGGGCGAGGGCCGCCGTGCCGCCGAGGATCTCGGGATCGGTTTCGTACCGGGCATCGAGATCTCCTGCAAGCTGGACGGCATCAGCGTGCACCTGCTCGGGTACCTGCCCGATCCGTCGTACGTACCGCTGGCCCGCGAGCTGGCCACGGTCCGCGAGGGGCGTACCGACCGGCTGCCGTCGATCGTGGCCCGGCTCAACGGTCTGGGCGTCGCACTGACCGTCGACGAGGTGCTCGCCCAGGCGACCGGGACGCCGTCCGTCGGCCGCCCGCATGTCGCCGACGCGCTGGTCGCCAACGGTACGGTCGCCAACCGGAGTGAGGCGTTCGACCGGTTCCTGGCCGACGGGCGTCCGGGCCACGTCTCGCACTACGCGATCGAGCCCGGCCACGCGATCGACCTGGTCCGCGGCGCCGGCGGCGTACCGGTGATCGCCCATCCGTGGGGCCGCTCCAGCTACAAGGTGATGGACGCGGAGCGGATCGCCCAGCTCGTCGCGGAGCACGGCCTGGCCGGCATCGAGGTGGACCACCAGGACCACTCGCCGGAGTCCCGTACTGCGTTACGCGCGATCGCCAACGACCTCGGCATCATCTACACCGGCTCGAGCGACCACCACGGCGTCGGCAAGATCGACCACGACCTAGGTGTGAACACGACCGAACCGGAGCAGTTCCAGCGGCTGCTCGACGTCGCCAAGTCGAACGCGGCCGCCGCCCCCGACGCGACGGTGCCCGAGGCCTACCTGCCGTGA
- a CDS encoding NUDIX hydrolase, with protein sequence MELPPDGERVECVGALVYDEQHRLLVIQRANEPGRGLWSLPGGRVEPGEDDPTAVAREVAEETGLTVEVGEFVGEVERDAPNGKLYVIRDYQAESVGGTLTAGDDALDARFVNREEFENLPTSTLLASTLAQWNALPG encoded by the coding sequence ATGGAACTGCCGCCGGATGGCGAACGGGTCGAGTGTGTCGGGGCTCTTGTGTATGACGAACAGCACCGGTTGCTCGTCATTCAGCGCGCCAACGAGCCTGGTCGCGGACTGTGGTCGTTGCCGGGTGGGCGGGTCGAGCCGGGTGAGGACGATCCGACCGCGGTGGCCCGGGAGGTCGCCGAGGAGACCGGGCTGACGGTCGAGGTCGGTGAGTTCGTCGGCGAGGTCGAGCGGGACGCCCCGAACGGCAAGCTGTACGTGATCCGCGACTACCAGGCGGAGTCGGTCGGTGGCACGCTGACGGCCGGCGACGACGCGCTGGACGCCCGCTTCGTGAACCGCGAGGAGTTCGAGAACCTCCCCACATCGACGCTGCTCGCCTCCACCCTGGCCCAATGGAACGCCCTGCCGGGGTAA
- a CDS encoding GNAT family N-acetyltransferase: MDDAELVRAIEENAAELLLAMGTAGGGRQRPGGGQEPGGGAARREPGGGESLAGDGVRWSIGGSPLDYHNAVVGCSVEDGAAADLVIAESLQELRDFGVPGCWHVGPSMRPLDLGERLLAAGFSYGGPEPGMALRLAELREAEAAGLRVERLTEVDGLTVWAQTLGRGFGEGVKEAEWVASVYRRLGVADPWRHYVGYLADEPVATATVFLAAGVAGVYFVMTVPEARRRGIGAAITAAVLREARDSGLEYAVLGSSPAGHSVYAGLGFRELCAVHLYERALPEE, encoded by the coding sequence ATGGATGACGCGGAGCTGGTCCGGGCGATCGAGGAGAACGCGGCCGAACTGCTGCTGGCGATGGGCACAGCCGGCGGCGGACGCCAGCGGCCTGGCGGTGGGCAGGAGCCGGGTGGCGGCGCTGCTCGGCGGGAGCCGGGTGGTGGGGAGTCGCTGGCTGGCGATGGGGTGCGGTGGAGTATTGGTGGGTCGCCGCTCGACTATCACAACGCGGTGGTCGGTTGCTCGGTCGAGGACGGTGCTGCGGCGGACCTTGTGATCGCGGAATCCCTGCAGGAGTTGAGGGATTTCGGCGTACCGGGGTGTTGGCATGTCGGGCCGTCTATGCGGCCGTTGGATCTTGGGGAGCGGCTACTCGCCGCTGGCTTCTCCTATGGCGGGCCTGAGCCCGGTATGGCGCTCCGGCTCGCTGAATTGCGTGAGGCGGAGGCGGCCGGGTTGCGGGTCGAGCGGCTGACGGAGGTCGATGGGCTGACGGTCTGGGCTCAGACTCTGGGTCGCGGCTTCGGTGAAGGCGTGAAGGAAGCCGAGTGGGTGGCTTCGGTCTATCGCCGGCTCGGGGTTGCCGATCCGTGGCGGCACTACGTCGGCTATCTCGCCGATGAGCCGGTGGCCACGGCGACCGTGTTCCTGGCGGCCGGTGTCGCCGGGGTGTACTTCGTGATGACGGTGCCCGAGGCCCGGCGGCGCGGGATCGGCGCAGCGATCACGGCCGCCGTACTACGGGAAGCGCGGGACTCAGGTCTGGAGTACGCCGTGCTGGGGTCCTCACCAGCCGGGCACTCAGTTTATGCGGGCCTCGGATTTCGGGAGCTCTGCGCCGTCCACCTGTACGAACGGGCGCTCCCGGAGGAGTAG
- a CDS encoding DUF4267 domain-containing protein: MTLRRITTILTVVLALAPISFGLNFLFNPLGAASGFGIHPWPTGNAGGYYMVKAGRDLFMGLNLLVLLALGQRRATGIAMALVTLVPVVDMIAVLTHGGSVATALGIHGLTAVIVAAVAVLLLRERPFVQVDGAELPKSEARIN, from the coding sequence ATGACCCTTCGCCGCATCACCACCATCCTCACCGTCGTCCTCGCGCTGGCGCCGATCAGCTTCGGTCTGAACTTCCTGTTCAACCCGCTGGGCGCCGCGAGCGGATTCGGGATCCACCCCTGGCCGACCGGCAATGCGGGCGGCTACTACATGGTCAAGGCGGGTCGCGACCTCTTCATGGGTCTCAACCTGCTGGTCCTGCTAGCGCTCGGCCAGCGCCGCGCCACCGGCATCGCGATGGCCCTCGTCACGCTCGTCCCAGTGGTCGACATGATCGCCGTCCTCACCCACGGCGGCTCGGTCGCCACCGCGCTCGGCATCCACGGCCTGACCGCCGTCATCGTCGCGGCCGTCGCCGTCCTACTCCTCCGGGAGCGCCCGTTCGTACAGGTGGACGGCGCAGAGCTCCCGAAATCCGAGGCCCGCATAAACTGA
- a CDS encoding TetR/AcrR family transcriptional regulator produces the protein MPAEQRKAKARQERGRLIVAAARELAEAEGWEAVTTRKLADKVEYSQPVLYSHFKNMDAIAAAVALEGIEELGTLLSRAQGLRGLADAYLSFAAEHPALYQAMFVRPTNLTFATGDIPPSLRAAFATLRAGVTPYAKDDAETLTELFWSSLHGLATLQAGSRLRPDHQHHRVSRLIALITG, from the coding sequence ATGCCAGCTGAGCAGAGGAAAGCGAAGGCGCGCCAGGAGCGCGGCCGTCTGATCGTCGCGGCCGCCCGGGAGCTCGCCGAGGCGGAGGGCTGGGAGGCGGTCACCACCCGCAAACTCGCCGACAAGGTCGAGTACAGCCAGCCGGTGCTCTACAGCCACTTCAAGAACATGGACGCGATCGCCGCCGCGGTCGCCCTCGAAGGCATCGAAGAACTCGGCACCCTGTTGTCAAGGGCGCAGGGGCTGCGCGGTCTGGCAGATGCCTACCTGTCCTTCGCCGCCGAGCATCCCGCGCTCTACCAGGCGATGTTCGTCCGCCCCACCAACCTGACTTTCGCCACCGGCGACATCCCACCCAGCCTCCGAGCGGCCTTCGCGACCCTGCGCGCAGGCGTCACCCCCTATGCCAAGGACGACGCCGAAACCCTCACCGAACTCTTCTGGAGCTCTCTCCACGGCCTGGCCACCCTGCAAGCCGGCTCCCGCCTCCGCCCCGACCACCAACACCACCGAGTCAGCCGCCTGATCGCCCTCATCACCGGCTGA
- a CDS encoding histidine phosphatase family protein codes for MSTHAESAERKDRLWLVRHGETEWSKSGRHTSTTDLPLTEEGERIAASLTERLAGHDFDLVLTSPRQRARRTAELAGFPKAEVDDDLVEWDYGDYEGITTAQIRKTVPGWTVWDDPVPNGETPAQVSARLDRVNARIAAVDGDVLVFGHSHALRALTARWLELEVTEGRHFVLNTATISILGWERGSPAIHQWNA; via the coding sequence GTGAGCACACACGCAGAGTCAGCGGAGCGGAAGGACCGGCTCTGGCTGGTTCGGCACGGTGAGACCGAGTGGAGCAAGTCGGGCCGGCACACGTCGACGACCGACCTTCCGCTGACCGAGGAGGGCGAGCGGATCGCGGCCTCGCTGACCGAGCGGCTGGCCGGCCACGACTTCGACCTCGTCCTCACCAGCCCGCGCCAGCGGGCCCGGCGTACGGCGGAGCTCGCAGGCTTCCCGAAGGCCGAGGTCGACGACGACCTGGTCGAGTGGGATTACGGCGACTACGAAGGCATCACCACCGCGCAGATCCGCAAGACGGTCCCTGGCTGGACAGTCTGGGATGATCCGGTGCCCAACGGCGAAACCCCCGCGCAGGTCTCAGCCCGCCTGGACCGGGTCAATGCCCGCATCGCCGCGGTCGATGGCGACGTCCTGGTCTTCGGTCATTCCCACGCCCTCCGGGCCCTGACCGCGCGCTGGCTGGAACTGGAAGTCACCGAAGGCCGCCACTTCGTCCTCAACACGGCCACCATCTCCATCCTCGGCTGGGAAAGAGGCTCGCCGGCCATCCACCAGTGGAACGCCTGA